In Candidatus Neomarinimicrobiota bacterium, one DNA window encodes the following:
- the galE gene encoding UDP-glucose 4-epimerase GalE, whose translation MSTILVTGGAGYIGSHTVLELLSQGDDVIVIDNLSNSSQESLRRVEALTGKAPVFYEIDLLDQTALATPFQNHHIDAVIHFAGLKAVGESVEIPLKYYQNNLSGTLNLLGEMKTYGVKRLVFSSSATVYGDPSSVPITEDFPVSATNPYGRSKLIIEEMLADLALSDAEWDISILRYFNPVGAHSSGQIGEDPNGIPNNLMPYISQVAVGKLEKLSVYGNDYETRDGTGVRDYIHVVDLAQGHLKALDHLMTQPGLVTVNLGTGQGYSVLEMVKAFESASGQTVAYEIVHRRAGDIAACYADTQKAFEVLGWKAAKGLKEMCDDAWRWQSKNPRGYHQ comes from the coding sequence ATGTCTACAATCCTGGTAACTGGTGGTGCCGGCTATATAGGTAGCCACACCGTTCTTGAATTGCTCTCACAAGGCGATGATGTTATCGTAATTGACAATCTTTCCAATAGTAGCCAGGAGTCGCTCCGACGTGTGGAAGCACTCACAGGGAAAGCGCCAGTTTTTTATGAAATAGATCTCCTGGATCAAACAGCTCTGGCAACCCCCTTCCAAAATCATCATATAGATGCGGTTATTCATTTTGCCGGATTGAAAGCAGTAGGAGAATCAGTAGAAATTCCCCTGAAGTATTACCAGAATAATCTCTCTGGAACTTTAAACTTACTTGGAGAAATGAAAACATATGGCGTGAAACGTCTGGTATTTTCATCTTCTGCAACTGTGTATGGTGATCCGAGCTCAGTCCCAATTACTGAGGATTTCCCAGTATCTGCCACCAATCCTTATGGACGGTCAAAATTGATCATTGAGGAGATGTTGGCTGACCTGGCCCTCTCCGATGCAGAGTGGGACATTTCAATTTTAAGATATTTTAATCCTGTCGGTGCCCACAGTAGCGGTCAAATTGGTGAAGATCCCAATGGCATCCCCAACAATCTCATGCCCTACATTTCTCAGGTAGCCGTCGGAAAGTTGGAAAAACTATCGGTATACGGGAATGATTATGAAACCAGAGATGGAACTGGCGTGCGTGACTATATCCATGTTGTTGATCTAGCCCAGGGACATCTAAAAGCCCTGGACCATCTCATGACACAACCCGGATTGGTGACTGTCAATTTAGGGACTGGTCAGGGATATAGCGTCCTGGAGATGGTAAAAGCATTTGAATCAGCCTCCGGTCAGACAGTTGCTTACGAGATTGTCCATCGACGCGCTGGTGATATTGCAGCGTGTTATGCCGATACTCAAAAAGCATTTGAGGTTCTGGGATGGAAAGCGGCAAAAGGATTAAAAGAAATGTGTGATGATGCCTGGCGCTGGCAATCAAAAAATCCACGGGGATATCATCAATAA
- a CDS encoding acyl-CoA dehydrogenase family protein, with protein sequence MALKIVGPDFFDLSALLSEEEIAVQNMAHDWVRDRFNPLISKHYREGSFPFELQAEMGEMGFFGSTLPEKYGTAGINSVAFGLMMQELERGDSGLRSFASVQGSLVMWPIWKYGSEAQKDKWLPLLASGEKVGCFGLTEPDFGSNPGGMIARVKQESDSFILNGTKMWITNSPVADVALIWAKDEQGEVRGFLVERGTPGFETPEIKGKLSLRASVTGEIVLNNCTIPLENKLPEANGLKAPLSCLSQARYGINWGVIGAAIACYEEAVDYAKTRIQFDKPIGAFQLTQQKLAEMLNEITKAQFLTLQLGRLKDRATLNHKQVSLAKMNNVRMAIEVARSARSVLGASGITDEYVSMRHAANLESVLTYEGTHEMHTLVVGESITGIPAFR encoded by the coding sequence ATGGCTTTAAAAATAGTTGGTCCAGATTTTTTTGACTTGTCAGCTTTGCTCTCTGAAGAAGAGATAGCTGTTCAAAATATGGCTCATGATTGGGTGCGTGACCGTTTTAATCCCCTCATTTCAAAACATTACAGGGAGGGAAGTTTCCCTTTTGAATTGCAGGCTGAAATGGGAGAGATGGGATTTTTTGGATCTACACTCCCAGAGAAGTATGGGACTGCAGGGATAAATAGTGTGGCTTTCGGCTTGATGATGCAGGAACTGGAGCGTGGAGACTCAGGTCTGCGCAGCTTCGCATCTGTACAGGGATCACTGGTCATGTGGCCCATCTGGAAATATGGCTCAGAAGCGCAAAAGGACAAATGGTTACCCCTGCTGGCTTCAGGAGAAAAAGTTGGCTGTTTTGGACTGACTGAACCTGACTTTGGGTCAAACCCTGGCGGAATGATCGCCCGGGTAAAGCAGGAGAGCGACAGCTTCATTCTTAATGGTACCAAAATGTGGATTACCAACTCACCTGTTGCAGATGTGGCCCTGATCTGGGCCAAGGATGAGCAGGGGGAAGTCAGAGGATTTCTCGTTGAACGAGGGACACCTGGATTCGAGACCCCGGAAATAAAGGGGAAATTGTCCCTGAGAGCTTCCGTAACAGGCGAAATTGTATTAAACAACTGTACCATACCCCTGGAGAACAAACTGCCTGAAGCAAATGGTCTCAAAGCACCTCTGAGTTGCTTGAGTCAGGCGCGATATGGCATCAATTGGGGTGTGATTGGAGCAGCCATTGCCTGTTATGAGGAAGCTGTGGATTATGCGAAAACCAGAATCCAGTTTGATAAACCAATCGGAGCGTTTCAATTAACCCAGCAAAAATTGGCGGAAATGCTGAATGAAATCACCAAGGCTCAGTTTCTGACACTACAACTGGGTCGTCTAAAAGATCGAGCAACCCTGAATCACAAGCAGGTCAGTCTGGCTAAAATGAACAATGTGCGCATGGCTATCGAGGTTGCCCGTTCTGCCAGGAGCGTGTTGGGCGCCAGTGGTATTACAGATGAGTATGTTTCCATGCGGCATGCGGCTAACTTGGAATCAGTCCTCACCTATGAAGGAACCCATGAGATGCATACACTGGTCGTCGGGGAAAGTATCACAGGCATCCCTGCCTTTCGTTGA
- a CDS encoding ABC transporter ATP-binding protein — protein MVDDLNILQGLNFNISKGEFVAVIGASGAGKSSLLRMFNALTSPSSGKITFRGGEIDSDIQALRKNVGVLFQNPVVFEGTVRENLLIAGRWDQSISQTLDHEILTALDQVGLVGIKLTHHARDLSGGEQQRLALARTLLNHPQVLLLDEPTSNLDPKLAREIMDQIEELRGALNLTVIAVSHDHMLMRRYAKRVIILSHGKIIGDGDFKTLDKSHAFEDAGLLKNEVTDAT, from the coding sequence ATGGTTGATGATTTAAACATCCTCCAGGGACTTAATTTTAACATTTCTAAAGGTGAGTTTGTAGCTGTTATTGGTGCCTCAGGTGCTGGCAAAAGCTCTCTATTAAGAATGTTTAACGCCCTGACCAGTCCCAGCTCGGGAAAAATCACATTCCGGGGTGGTGAGATTGATTCAGATATACAAGCGCTCCGCAAAAATGTAGGTGTTCTCTTTCAAAACCCTGTGGTTTTTGAAGGGACAGTCAGGGAGAATTTATTGATTGCCGGCCGCTGGGACCAGAGCATCTCTCAAACGCTGGATCATGAGATTCTGACTGCTCTGGATCAGGTTGGTTTAGTCGGCATTAAATTAACGCATCATGCCCGGGATCTCTCAGGTGGAGAACAACAAAGGCTAGCTCTGGCCAGGACCCTGCTGAACCATCCACAGGTTCTGCTACTGGATGAGCCTACATCCAATCTGGATCCAAAACTTGCCCGTGAAATCATGGACCAGATCGAGGAACTGAGAGGTGCATTAAATTTAACAGTTATCGCTGTTTCTCATGATCACATGCTCATGCGTCGATACGCCAAACGAGTTATCATTTTATCCCATGGAAAAATTATCGGGGATGGAGATTTTAAAACCCTTGATAAGTCACACGCCTTTGAGGATGCGGGCCTGTTAAAAAATGAGGTCACTGATGCGACCTGA
- the fetB gene encoding iron export ABC transporter permease subunit FetB → MRPDFYVLSWNDLLVSLLFIAFSLFLIKKWKLGLENTLLIGTVRTFVQLTLMGYVLTWFFGQEHWAFMLALLFIMIVIASYEGTRRQKHAIPHFFPAMLVALLGSAILILGTILLFILDVEPWFSPYAAIPIGGMIIGNGLNSTALTANRFVGEMKHREREIETLLALGATPKLAVHDAMKASIHAALIPNINAMMTVGLVQLPGVMTGQILAGIDPIIAVRYQIMIMYMWFTTATLANMIMLAIVYRQYFTSKLQLRRELLREKA, encoded by the coding sequence ATGCGACCTGATTTTTATGTCCTGAGTTGGAATGATTTGCTGGTATCACTGCTGTTTATTGCCTTTTCACTATTTTTAATCAAAAAATGGAAGTTAGGCCTGGAAAACACGCTTCTGATCGGTACGGTGCGTACCTTTGTTCAGTTGACCCTTATGGGGTATGTGCTAACCTGGTTTTTTGGTCAAGAACATTGGGCATTTATGCTTGCTTTGCTCTTTATCATGATAGTGATTGCCAGTTATGAGGGTACACGACGTCAGAAGCATGCAATCCCCCACTTCTTCCCTGCCATGTTGGTGGCCTTATTGGGTTCAGCCATCCTTATTTTAGGGACTATCCTGCTTTTTATCCTGGATGTGGAGCCCTGGTTCTCACCTTACGCGGCCATTCCTATTGGCGGAATGATTATAGGCAATGGGCTCAATTCGACGGCATTGACAGCCAATCGATTTGTAGGTGAGATGAAACATCGGGAGCGGGAGATTGAAACCCTGCTGGCGCTGGGTGCCACCCCAAAACTGGCCGTCCACGATGCCATGAAGGCTTCGATCCATGCTGCATTAATCCCAAACATCAATGCCATGATGACCGTGGGTTTGGTACAACTCCCCGGTGTGATGACAGGTCAGATTCTTGCTGGAATTGATCCCATTATTGCTGTGCGCTATCAAATCATGATTATGTATATGTGGTTCACAACAGCAACCCTGGCCAACATGATTATGCTGGCCATTGTGTACCGTCAATATTTTACATCAAAATTACAGCTCAGGCGTGAGCTGCTGAGGGAAAAAGCCTAG
- a CDS encoding transcriptional coactivator p15/PC4 family protein, which yields MEKIIGEVERSETEKILIQVKEFKGRTYVDFRIHYLADEDEWRPTQKGITVAPALWEDFKKHVDEANKFLGEEGLI from the coding sequence ATGGAAAAGATTATTGGTGAAGTAGAACGAAGTGAAACTGAAAAGATTCTGATTCAGGTAAAAGAATTCAAGGGTCGCACCTATGTGGATTTTAGAATTCACTATCTGGCTGACGAGGACGAATGGCGTCCAACTCAGAAGGGTATTACGGTTGCTCCAGCTTTGTGGGAAGACTTCAAAAAGCATGTTGATGAAGCCAACAAATTTCTCGGTGAAGAAGGTTTGATCTAG
- a CDS encoding Spx/MgsR family RNA polymerase-binding regulatory protein, whose translation MKPTFYDKKTCGTCKKAQVYLNESKVEFEKVDIINSPPSRELLEKFIDANDIKPYLNSRSAIYRELKLGQNLPDKAKAIELMLQDSNLIKRPFVVMGDVGSFGFTSNEFDEKWGTSSK comes from the coding sequence ATGAAGCCAACATTCTATGATAAAAAAACATGTGGAACCTGTAAAAAGGCCCAGGTTTATCTGAATGAAAGCAAGGTTGAATTTGAAAAGGTGGATATCATAAACAGCCCTCCCAGTCGCGAGCTGCTGGAAAAATTTATTGATGCAAATGATATCAAACCCTACTTGAATTCCCGGTCGGCTATTTATCGTGAATTAAAGCTGGGGCAAAATCTTCCAGATAAAGCCAAAGCCATTGAGTTGATGCTTCAAGATTCCAATCTCATCAAAAGACCCTTTGTGGTTATGGGCGATGTTGGTTCCTTTGGGTTTACTTCGAATGAATTTGATGAAAAATGGGGCACCTCAAGCAAGTAG
- a CDS encoding acylphosphatase, whose translation MDTSTEFRVSGKVQGVGFRFFVKSTAQGLGLTGWVKNHSDGSVVGVAEGDHGLIISFLKEVGVGNRWSQVEAVENLARSYSGDFKTFEIRY comes from the coding sequence ATGGATACATCAACTGAATTTAGAGTTTCTGGAAAAGTTCAAGGTGTAGGATTTAGATTCTTTGTAAAATCCACAGCTCAAGGGTTGGGTCTCACAGGATGGGTGAAAAATCATTCAGATGGGTCGGTGGTTGGAGTCGCTGAAGGAGACCACGGGCTGATAATATCCTTCTTAAAAGAGGTAGGTGTGGGCAACAGGTGGTCCCAGGTTGAAGCAGTTGAGAATCTTGCCCGGAGCTACAGTGGGGATTTCAAAACTTTTGAAATTCGGTATTAG
- the nth gene encoding endonuclease III — protein sequence MRESVTNKKLRMRLIIDALYKTYPDSKCSLEHRSPFQLLISTMLSAQCTDDRVNMVTPKLFKHYPTAKSMASAPVEHLAELVRSTGFFNSKSRNMSACAQTLLQEHGGEVPANLDDLVKLPGVGRKTANVVLGTGFHIPGLVVDTHVIRIANLLRMTNQKDAVKIEMELQKVIEQQEHWVMFTHLIIDHGRAVCIARRPQCHTCVLAEFCPSVLPEEAIKKKK from the coding sequence ATGAGAGAATCAGTGACAAATAAAAAGCTTCGTATGCGTCTAATCATTGATGCCCTGTATAAGACATATCCAGATTCAAAATGCAGCCTGGAACATCGGTCTCCTTTTCAACTGCTCATTTCCACCATGCTATCTGCCCAATGCACTGATGATCGCGTGAATATGGTAACCCCCAAATTATTTAAGCATTACCCCACAGCTAAGAGCATGGCCAGCGCGCCAGTTGAACATCTCGCAGAACTGGTTCGTTCAACGGGATTTTTTAACAGCAAATCAAGAAACATGAGTGCCTGTGCACAAACCCTCCTGCAGGAGCATGGGGGAGAAGTCCCTGCAAACCTGGATGATCTGGTGAAACTCCCTGGAGTGGGTCGCAAAACGGCCAATGTGGTTCTGGGTACAGGTTTCCATATCCCTGGTCTGGTGGTTGATACCCACGTGATCCGTATTGCCAATCTGTTGAGAATGACCAATCAAAAAGATGCTGTCAAAATTGAAATGGAACTTCAGAAGGTCATAGAACAACAGGAACATTGGGTCATGTTTACCCATCTCATTATCGATCATGGGAGAGCAGTATGTATTGCACGACGGCCTCAATGCCATACCTGTGTTCTGGCTGAGTTTTGCCCCAGCGTTCTGCCTGAGGAAGCCATCAAGAAAAAGAAATGA
- the genX gene encoding EF-P lysine aminoacylase GenX, with the protein MRLRQKRQLINHLRDFFTGRDFFEIETPLLVPSPGMEVHLHSFTTKYIQHDGSEELLHLPTSPEFAIKKALGAGFERIFEIARVFRNHGELGPQHHPEFNMLEWYRPGSYIQIMDDIEALLHYLSQHFETTRLSEGFTWETVKRTSIQDCFHIHANLELGRGMSEPDYWRSEAARTLDEEIPGDDSFEDIFFRVWLKLIEPNLGMTQPEIVYAYPASMAALSKLKAPENVWAERFELYIRGIEIGNAFSELTDSEEQLKRFEDANRKRKTLGYPPHPIDSDFIEAVGKMPPTGGIALGVERLLMALTGETDIRQFFLYPVGEARRKKKVMEDLDPKDPNTTFPS; encoded by the coding sequence TTGAGACTTCGTCAAAAACGTCAACTCATCAATCATTTGCGTGATTTTTTCACAGGGAGGGACTTTTTTGAAATAGAAACTCCCCTTCTGGTGCCTTCCCCGGGGATGGAAGTGCATCTACATAGCTTCACCACAAAATATATACAGCATGATGGGTCTGAGGAGCTGCTTCACTTACCCACATCACCAGAATTTGCCATTAAAAAGGCGCTGGGTGCTGGATTCGAGAGGATATTTGAAATTGCCCGGGTGTTTCGGAATCATGGAGAGCTTGGCCCCCAACATCACCCTGAGTTCAATATGCTGGAATGGTATCGGCCTGGTTCATACATCCAGATTATGGATGATATAGAGGCCTTACTCCATTATTTGAGCCAACACTTTGAGACGACTCGCCTTTCAGAGGGGTTTACATGGGAAACTGTCAAGCGGACATCTATTCAGGACTGTTTTCATATTCATGCAAATCTTGAGTTGGGGCGTGGCATGAGTGAACCTGACTATTGGCGAAGTGAAGCTGCTCGAACCCTTGATGAGGAGATTCCAGGGGATGATAGTTTTGAGGATATCTTTTTCCGTGTGTGGCTCAAGTTGATTGAGCCCAATCTTGGGATGACGCAGCCAGAAATTGTCTATGCCTATCCAGCTTCCATGGCAGCTTTATCAAAACTCAAAGCGCCGGAAAATGTCTGGGCAGAACGATTTGAACTATACATCCGTGGCATCGAAATCGGCAACGCCTTTAGTGAATTGACCGATTCTGAAGAACAGCTCAAGCGATTTGAAGATGCCAATCGAAAACGCAAGACACTCGGTTATCCACCCCATCCCATTGACTCTGATTTTATCGAGGCTGTAGGCAAAATGCCTCCAACGGGAGGCATTGCACTCGGTGTCGAACGTCTACTCATGGCCCTAACGGGTGAAACCGATATACGCCAATTCTTTCTCTATCCTGTTGGGGAAGCCAGACGTAAAAAGAAGGTGATGGAAGACCTCGACCCCAAGGATCCCAATACTACATTCCCATCTTGA